A part of Salmo trutta chromosome 15, fSalTru1.1, whole genome shotgun sequence genomic DNA contains:
- the LOC115148826 gene encoding arginine--tRNA ligase, cytoplasmic, producing MGDPVADYTSRLQQQELEIHSLTAELESLKNPQGLGLSSHLDGLREENAKLKYRLNVLKRSLQEERSQCSKTMMNINQRLQEIFGEAIREACPDLENPPLAVTPNQQAKFGDYQCNSAMAMAQMMKSKGLKVNPREIAENIQKNIPDNELIEKTEIAGPGFINVHLKRSFVSKLLTNLLLNGVQPPPLESKKKVVVDFSSPNIAKEMHVGHLRSTIIGDSMCRLFEFLGYDVLRLNHVGDWGTQFGMLIAHLQDKFPNYLTVSPPIGDLQAFYKESKKRFDEEEDFKKRAYQCVVKLQSKDPAFIKGWNLICDVSRNEFQKVYNCLDIQIIERGESFYQEKMTAVVKEFEAKGLVEMDEGRKIVFAPGQQIPLTVVKSDGGYTYDTSDLAALRHRLFDEKADIIIYVTDSGQGTHFQVVFAAAQMIGWYDPNVTRVEHAGFGVVLGEDKKKFKTRSGDTVRLMDLLDEGLKRSMEKLKEKDRDKVLSTEDLTKAQRSVAFGCIKYADLSHNRINDYVFSFDKMLDDRGNTAAYLLYAFTRIRSIARLANIDEAALRKAAETTEVLLEHDKEWKLGKCLLRFPEILQKILDDLLLHTLCDYLYELATTFTEFYDSCYCIEKDRKTGEVVKVNMWRMLLCDATAAIMAKGFDILGINPVSRM from the exons GAGCTGGAGATCCATTCCCTGACTGCAGAGCTCGAGAGCCTGAAGAACCCACAGGGCCTGGGCTTGTCCTCACACCTGGATGGGCTGAGAGAGGAGAATGCCAAGCTCAAATACCGCCTCAATGTCCTCAAAAGG agtctgcaggaggagaggagccagTGCAGTAAAACCATGATGAACATCAACCAGCGCCTGCAGGAGATCTTTGGGGAGGCCATCCGGGAGGCCTGCCCCGACCTGGAGAACCCTCCCCTGGCCGTCACCCCCAACCAGCAGGCCAAGTTTGGGGACTACCAGTGTAACAGCGCTATGGCCATGGCCCAG ATGATGAAATCAAAGGGCCTGAAAGTTAACCCCAGGGAGATCGCTGAGAATATTCAGAAGAACATTCCTGACAATGAGCTCATTGAGAAGACAGAAATTGCTGGACCAG GGTTCATCAATGTTCACCTTAAGAGATCGTTTGTGTCCAAACTGCTGACCAACCTGCTACTCAACGGTGTCCAACCTCCTCCCTTAGAGAGCAAGAAGAAG GTGGTTGTGGACTTCTCATCTCCTAACATCGCCAAGGAGATGCACGTAGGTCACCTGCGCTCCACAATCATTGGTGACAGCATGTGTCGTCTCTTTGAGTTCCTGGGCTACGACGTCTTGAG GCTGAATCACGTAGGGGACTGGGGCACCCAGTTTGGGATGCTCATCGCCCACCTGCAAGACAAGTTCCCAAACTACCTGACCGTGTCCCCTCCTATCGGAGACCTGCAGGCCTTCTACAAA GAGTCTAAGAAGCGTTTTGACGAGGAGGAGGACTTTAAGAAGAGGGCCTACCAGTGTGTGGTCAAGCTGCAGAGCAAAGACCCAGCTTTCATCAAAGGATGGAACCTCATCTGTGACGTTTCCAGGAATG AATTCCAGAAGGTCTACAACTGTCTGGACATCCAGATCATCGAGAGAGGAGAGTCCTTCTACCAGGAGAAGATGACCGCCGTGGTCAAAGAGTTTGAGGCCAAAG gcctggTGGAGATGGATGAGGGCCGTAAGATAGTGTTTGCCCCGGGCCAGCAGATCCCCCTGACGGTGGTGAAGTCTGATGGTGGCTACACGTACGACACATCAGACCTGGCCGCCCTGCGCCACCGGCTCTTTGACGAGAAGGCAGACATCATCATCTACGTGACGGACAGCGGCCAG GGCACCCACTTCCAGGTAGTGTTTGCAGCGGCTCAGATGATTGGCTGGTACGACCCCAATGTGACACGAGTGGAGCATGCTGGTTTCGGAGTGGTGCTAGGAGAGGATAA AAAGAAGTTTAAGACTCGCTCCGGGGACACGGTGAGGCTGATGGACCTGCTGGACGAAGGCCTGAAGAGGTCCATGGAAAAACTCAAGGAGAAGGACAGGGACAAG GTTCTGAGCACGGAGGATCTGACCAAGGCCCAGCGCTCGGTGGCGTTTGGCTGCATCAAGTACGCCGACCTGTCTCACAACCGCATCAACGACTACGTGTTCTCCTTCGACAAGATGCTGGACGACCGGGGCAACACGGCCGCCTACCTCCTATACGCCTTCACCCGCATCAG GTCCATAGCCCGGTTGGCTAACATCGACGAGGCAGCGCTCCGTAAAGCAGCAGAGACCACGGAGGTGCTCTTGGAGCACGACAAGGAGTGGAAGTTGGGCAAGTGTCTCCTGCGCTTCCCTGAGATCCTGCAGAAGATCCTGGATGACCTGCTGCTCCACACGCTGTGTGACTACCTGTATGAGCTGGCCACGACCTTCACAGAGTTCTACGACAGCTGTTACTGTATCGAGAAGGACCGCAAGACAG gTGAGGTGGTAAAGGTAAACATGTGGAGGATGCTCCTGTGTGATGCCACTGCCGCCATCATGGCCAAAGGCTTCGATATCCTGGGCATCAACCCTGTCTCCAGGATGTGA